A genomic segment from Candidatus Binatia bacterium encodes:
- a CDS encoding enoyl-CoA hydratase/isomerase family protein, giving the protein MSTTVNGAQQTPFGRERRAHDGKRVINYSKDEHVAFVEMDDPPANTYTHEMMRQLDEAILDARFDSDVEVIVLTGKGEKFFSAGANIGMLNQVTPEFKYMFCLHANETLARLEQTPKLVIAALNGHCVGGGLEIAMAADIRVARKDAGKIGLPEVALGVLPGTGGTQRLARLVGKSRAIEMMATGKTVSFEQALDWGMINDLYEGSAQEFREQVTDYAKQFCSPNKAPMAVGHIKRSVQTGAELPLQDALALERELQSLLFKSEDAKEGLAAYNEKRVARFKNK; this is encoded by the coding sequence ATGAGTACGACGGTCAATGGAGCGCAGCAGACGCCGTTCGGGCGGGAGCGGCGCGCGCACGACGGCAAGCGCGTCATCAACTATAGCAAAGACGAACACGTCGCGTTCGTCGAGATGGACGATCCGCCGGCGAACACGTACACGCACGAGATGATGCGCCAGCTCGACGAGGCGATCTTGGATGCGCGCTTCGACTCGGACGTCGAAGTGATCGTGCTCACCGGCAAAGGCGAGAAGTTCTTCTCGGCCGGCGCGAACATCGGCATGCTCAACCAGGTCACGCCCGAGTTCAAGTACATGTTCTGCCTCCACGCGAACGAGACGCTCGCGCGCCTCGAGCAGACGCCGAAGCTCGTGATCGCCGCGCTCAACGGCCACTGCGTCGGCGGCGGGCTCGAGATCGCGATGGCGGCCGACATTCGCGTCGCGCGCAAGGACGCCGGCAAGATCGGGCTGCCCGAGGTCGCGCTCGGCGTGTTGCCGGGAACCGGCGGAACGCAGCGCCTCGCCCGCCTCGTCGGAAAGTCGCGCGCGATCGAGATGATGGCGACCGGAAAGACCGTCAGTTTCGAACAGGCGCTCGACTGGGGCATGATCAACGATCTCTACGAAGGCAGCGCGCAAGAGTTCCGCGAGCAGGTCACCGACTACGCGAAGCAGTTCTGCTCGCCGAACAAAGCGCCGATGGCCGTCGGGCACATCAAGCGCAGCGTGCAGACCGGCGCCGAGTTACCGTTGCAAGACGCGCTCGCGCTCGAGCGCGAGCTTCAATCGCTGCTCTTCAAGAGCGAGGACGCGAAAGAAGGCCTCGCCGCCTACAACGAAAAGCGCGTCGCCCGCTTCAAGAACAAATAG
- a CDS encoding Phenylacetic acid catabolic protein: protein MNRISTFDDWIVMLDEWRRDIGLDRELVDRFMPGYEFEAKYGELPTPEIYFGDFKGDRRWERVREIPDQRMRDAVLNMVVYQGDTEFASNEQQRFLVNNAPTEYDLAALVRIMVEETRHGYQMCHLMVEHFGSEGKIEAQKMLERRAFGKKNRLLNAFNDDVTHWLDFFAYTNFMDRDGKFQLTMLSHSSFAPLAASMGPMLREESFHMGTGITGLRRIAKAGVIPVELQQKYYNKWFSGSLDLFGTDHSGSAQWAYTWGIKGRVDEDKTADGVDKEHLNERARRQFYDEAAATIERVNEVNPSETKLYAPDMRFNRKIGDYAGERYSVEGRKLTEEEWAAYAPTVLPSEADEAKLKEYFKDPNWIAPKGSLA from the coding sequence ATGAATCGAATTTCGACCTTTGACGACTGGATCGTAATGCTCGACGAGTGGAGGCGCGATATCGGCCTCGACCGGGAGCTCGTCGACCGCTTCATGCCCGGGTACGAGTTCGAAGCGAAGTACGGCGAGTTGCCGACGCCCGAGATTTACTTCGGCGATTTCAAGGGCGATCGCCGCTGGGAGCGCGTGCGCGAGATTCCCGATCAGCGAATGCGCGACGCGGTGCTCAACATGGTTGTCTATCAGGGCGACACCGAGTTCGCCTCGAACGAGCAGCAGCGCTTTCTCGTCAACAACGCGCCGACCGAGTACGACCTCGCCGCGCTCGTGCGCATCATGGTCGAGGAGACGCGTCACGGCTACCAGATGTGCCACCTGATGGTCGAGCATTTCGGGAGCGAAGGCAAGATCGAGGCGCAGAAGATGCTCGAGCGCCGCGCCTTCGGCAAGAAGAACCGGCTGCTCAACGCGTTCAACGACGACGTGACGCACTGGCTCGACTTCTTCGCGTACACGAACTTCATGGATCGCGACGGAAAGTTCCAACTGACGATGCTCTCGCACTCGAGCTTCGCCCCGCTCGCCGCTTCGATGGGCCCGATGCTGCGCGAGGAATCGTTCCACATGGGCACGGGCATCACGGGCCTGCGCCGCATCGCGAAGGCCGGCGTCATTCCCGTCGAACTGCAGCAGAAGTATTACAACAAATGGTTCTCGGGTTCGCTCGACCTCTTCGGAACCGACCACTCCGGCTCGGCGCAATGGGCCTACACCTGGGGCATCAAGGGCCGCGTCGACGAAGACAAGACGGCCGACGGCGTCGATAAGGAGCATCTCAACGAACGTGCCCGGCGGCAGTTCTACGACGAGGCGGCCGCAACGATCGAGCGCGTGAACGAGGTCAACCCAAGCGAGACGAAGCTCTACGCACCCGACATGCGCTTCAACCGGAAGATCGGCGATTACGCCGGCGAGCGCTATTCGGTCGAGGGCCGCAAACTGACGGAAGAGGAATGGGCGGCATACGCCCCAACGGTTCTTCCCAGTGAGGCCGACGAGGCCAAACTCAAAGAGTACTTCAAAGACCCCAACTGGATCGCACCGAAGGGAAGCCTGGCATGA
- a CDS encoding NADP-dependent oxidoreductase: MKAIVCERLGDPGSLKEIPTPQPGPHELLIRVIAAGVNPIDWKRRERPETTFPLVLGQDFAGVVSATGNRVTKYAEGQRVFGIAWGHGSFAEYTIAPEDDRQRPIAKIPDVVGDADAASLPTAGATALGGLDALNVTAGTTLLVLGATGGVGGFAARIAKDRGARVIGTGSAANEGLAASLGLDEYVAYDRGDVVEAVKALCPNGVDAAYDLVDGAAALERVATLVRDGGAIASTIGAADEAALARRNVTGRNIYAMETPAWSHAGLRTLLDLLERGVIGVRIARELPLSEAVEGLEESKAGRVNGRLVIMV, from the coding sequence ATGAAAGCCATCGTCTGCGAGCGTCTCGGCGATCCGGGATCCCTCAAAGAGATTCCGACGCCCCAGCCGGGACCGCACGAGCTGTTGATCCGCGTGATCGCGGCGGGCGTCAATCCGATCGACTGGAAACGGCGCGAACGCCCGGAGACGACGTTCCCGCTCGTGCTCGGCCAGGATTTCGCCGGCGTCGTGAGCGCGACGGGCAATCGAGTTACGAAGTACGCCGAGGGGCAGCGCGTCTTCGGCATCGCGTGGGGTCACGGTTCGTTCGCCGAGTACACGATCGCACCCGAGGACGACCGTCAGCGGCCGATCGCAAAAATTCCCGACGTGGTCGGCGACGCCGACGCTGCGTCGCTGCCGACGGCCGGCGCGACCGCGCTCGGCGGCCTCGACGCGCTGAACGTGACCGCCGGCACGACGCTGCTGGTGCTCGGCGCGACGGGCGGCGTCGGCGGCTTCGCGGCGCGGATCGCGAAGGACCGCGGCGCGCGCGTGATCGGCACCGGCAGCGCGGCGAACGAAGGCCTCGCGGCGTCGCTCGGCCTCGACGAATACGTCGCCTACGATCGCGGCGACGTCGTCGAGGCGGTGAAGGCGCTCTGCCCGAACGGCGTCGACGCGGCGTACGACCTCGTGGACGGCGCCGCGGCGCTCGAGCGCGTCGCGACGCTCGTGCGCGACGGCGGCGCGATCGCGTCGACGATCGGGGCCGCGGACGAAGCGGCGCTCGCGCGGCGCAACGTGACGGGCCGGAACATCTACGCGATGGAGACGCCCGCGTGGTCGCACGCGGGCCTGCGCACGCTGCTCGATTTGTTGGAGCGCGGCGTGATCGGCGTGAGGATCGCCCGCGAGCTCCCGCTCTCCGAGGCGGTCGAGGGCCTCGAAGAGAGCAAAGCCGGCCGCGTGAACGGCAGGCTCGTGATTATGGTGTGA
- a CDS encoding PaaX family transcriptional regulator C-terminal domain-containing protein produces MSMRVTAPAPPARPVARPASFIFTLYGDMVGRLTADGSLWIGALIPLMASFGVSAAAVRQAVSRMSRQGWLVARREKNRAFYSVTPRGRRRIEELSPRIYGPVIEWDGRWRLLSYAIGEKHRKRRERLRKELAALGWALLSPSTWISPSDTLEAAREAATATRTLDAVNLFSSEYRGPLSDRELLERCWDIEAIASAYRAFIARYEPHLARERERHDLGDEAALVERLWLVHDYRKFAYIDPGLPSELLPAHWPGTAAAALFREYYALLDAKSQRYFHLCTQG; encoded by the coding sequence ATGTCAATGAGGGTAACGGCGCCGGCGCCCCCGGCTCGCCCGGTGGCGAGACCGGCTTCCTTTATCTTTACGCTCTACGGCGATATGGTCGGTCGCTTGACCGCCGACGGTTCGCTCTGGATCGGCGCCCTGATCCCGCTCATGGCCTCGTTCGGCGTCTCTGCGGCGGCGGTGCGCCAGGCCGTCTCGCGGATGTCCCGTCAGGGCTGGCTCGTAGCCCGGCGCGAGAAGAACCGCGCGTTCTACTCGGTCACGCCCCGCGGCCGGCGGCGGATCGAGGAGCTGAGCCCACGCATCTACGGGCCGGTCATCGAGTGGGACGGGCGTTGGCGCCTGCTCAGCTACGCAATCGGGGAGAAGCACCGCAAGCGGCGCGAGCGGCTGCGAAAGGAATTGGCGGCGCTCGGCTGGGCGCTTCTCTCGCCGTCGACGTGGATCTCGCCGTCCGATACGCTCGAGGCCGCGCGCGAGGCGGCGACCGCTACGCGCACGCTCGACGCGGTCAACCTCTTCAGCAGCGAGTATCGCGGGCCGCTCAGCGACCGAGAACTTCTCGAGCGCTGCTGGGATATCGAGGCGATCGCCTCGGCCTACCGCGCGTTCATCGCGCGCTACGAGCCGCATCTCGCCCGCGAGCGCGAGCGGCACGACCTCGGCGACGAGGCGGCGCTCGTCGAGCGGCTCTGGCTCGTCCACGATTACCGGAAGTTTGCCTACATCGACCCCGGGCTGCCCAGCGAGCTGCTGCCGGCTCACTGGCCGGGCACGGCGGCCGCCGCGCTCTTCC